A genome region from Gemmatimonas sp. UBA7669 includes the following:
- a CDS encoding sugar transferase, which yields MTPRSRDAVRPLAVVPTPGPYDDFEPRPRSELATRVFNIIVAGLMLVLAAPVMLLAALAIRLSSRGPILYMQERVGLDRRWTRTRALNERRREDLGGAPFTIFKFRSMRVDAEANGQAVWAKQNDDRVTRVGKILRATRIDELPQLFNVLRGDMNIVGPRPERPSIFVRLREQIDEYPVRQRVRPGITGLAQVSNPYDQTIDDVRRKVAYDIAYMRRQSLAEDIRIMARTVPVMLLRIGGW from the coding sequence GTGACCCCCAGGTCACGGGACGCTGTACGCCCGCTGGCCGTGGTCCCGACGCCGGGACCCTACGATGACTTCGAACCCCGGCCCCGCTCCGAGCTGGCCACCCGGGTCTTCAACATCATCGTCGCCGGTCTCATGCTCGTCCTGGCCGCGCCGGTCATGCTGCTGGCGGCCCTCGCCATTCGCCTGAGCTCACGCGGCCCCATTCTCTATATGCAGGAGCGGGTGGGCCTCGACCGCCGCTGGACCCGGACCCGCGCCCTCAACGAGCGCCGCCGCGAAGACCTCGGCGGGGCCCCGTTCACCATCTTCAAGTTCCGCTCCATGCGGGTAGACGCCGAGGCCAATGGCCAGGCGGTGTGGGCCAAGCAAAACGACGATCGCGTCACGCGGGTCGGCAAGATCCTGCGTGCCACGCGCATCGATGAACTGCCCCAGCTCTTCAACGTGCTGCGCGGCGACATGAACATCGTGGGCCCGCGCCCCGAGCGTCCGTCCATCTTTGTCCGCTTGCGCGAGCAGATCGACGAGTACCCCGTGCGTCAGCGCGTGCGCCCCGGCATCACCGGCCTCGCGCAGGTGTCCAACCCCTACGACCAGACCATCGACGACGTGCGTCGCAAGGTGGCCTACGACATCGCCTACATGCGGCGGCAGTCGCTGGCCGAGGACATTCGCATCATGGCCCGCACGGTTCCGGTCATGCTGCTGCGCATCGGCGGCTGGTAA
- a CDS encoding vWA domain-containing protein, which translates to MRSHTYTKFNPQWADAVDLQALLDQLADFLLQSGFAGGQGAYWGEPDEEPDKSLDALKEAILRALIESGQLTPEMLEALRGEGDSVSEEQLAELLDGLVQRLMQDGYLKLSGDANGEGGDRPLTGKGSIGQAAARDVQFSLTAKGMDFLGYKTLRHLLGSFGKGSVGSHDTPQLATGVESDAWSKPYEFGDTLNLDVPATLANALGRTGSLDVPIDLDYKDLMVRQSEYRSSCATVLMLDCSHSMILYGEDRFTPAKKVALALTHLIRTQFPGDTIRVVLFHDSAEEIPLATLAGSQVGPYHTNTAEGLKLARRLLMAQKKDMRQIIMITDGKPSALTMPDGQIYKNSMGLDGYVISETLREVAACRKSGIMINTFMLARDRALVEFVRRVSEISRGKAYFTNTMSLGQFVLMDFLKKKTKRVS; encoded by the coding sequence ATGCGGTCTCACACGTACACGAAGTTCAATCCGCAGTGGGCGGACGCGGTGGACCTGCAGGCGCTGCTCGACCAGCTGGCGGATTTCCTGCTGCAGTCGGGATTTGCCGGTGGCCAGGGCGCCTACTGGGGCGAACCCGACGAAGAGCCCGACAAGTCACTCGATGCCCTCAAGGAAGCCATCCTGCGGGCGCTCATCGAGAGCGGGCAGCTCACGCCCGAAATGCTCGAGGCCCTGCGCGGCGAGGGCGATTCCGTGAGCGAGGAGCAACTGGCCGAACTGCTCGACGGTCTGGTGCAGCGTCTCATGCAGGACGGCTACCTCAAGCTCTCCGGTGATGCCAACGGTGAGGGCGGCGACCGTCCCCTCACCGGCAAGGGCTCCATTGGCCAGGCCGCCGCGCGCGACGTGCAGTTCTCGCTCACGGCCAAGGGCATGGACTTCCTCGGCTACAAGACCCTGCGCCATTTGCTGGGCAGCTTCGGCAAGGGCAGCGTGGGCAGTCACGACACGCCGCAGTTGGCCACGGGCGTGGAGAGCGACGCGTGGAGCAAGCCCTACGAGTTTGGCGACACCTTGAACCTCGACGTGCCGGCCACCTTGGCCAACGCACTCGGGCGCACCGGATCGCTGGACGTGCCCATTGATCTCGACTACAAGGACCTCATGGTGCGGCAGAGCGAGTATCGCTCGAGCTGCGCCACGGTGCTCATGCTGGACTGTTCCCACAGCATGATTCTGTACGGCGAAGATCGTTTCACGCCGGCCAAGAAGGTGGCGCTCGCGCTCACGCATCTCATTCGCACGCAGTTTCCTGGCGACACCATTCGTGTGGTGCTGTTTCACGACAGCGCCGAGGAAATTCCGCTGGCCACGCTGGCGGGCAGTCAGGTGGGGCCGTATCACACCAATACGGCGGAAGGGCTCAAGCTCGCGCGGCGTTTGCTGATGGCGCAGAAGAAGGACATGCGGCAGATCATCATGATCACCGACGGCAAGCCCAGCGCGCTGACCATGCCCGACGGGCAGATCTACAAGAACAGCATGGGACTCGACGGGTACGTGATTTCCGAGACTCTGCGTGAGGTGGCCGCGTGCCGCAAGAGCGGCATCATGATCAACACCTTCATGCTCGCACGCGATCGTGCGTTGGTGGAGTTCGTGCGACGGGTGAGCGAGATCAGTCGCGGCAAAGCCTACTTCACCAACACCATGAGTCTCGGGCAGTTCGTGCTCATGGACTTCCTCAAGAAGAAGACGAAGCGGGTGAGCTGA
- a CDS encoding FkbM family methyltransferase, with amino-acid sequence MNDLPTGVTRPSIALFRPTPTSDLTRIGRAGDGGYVIPSRVLAQTDVLIGLGIENDWSFEDTVRRTARPRLTLGVDGTTGSRVYLYRAFRSLIGAVKALIRLKRSEVISSIRSTALNIRRLKSFSLFWYASDARFIEKMIRGKSVVRSPLADEVTWAEIEAHCRPSDRIVLKIDIEGSEYEVLPDVLSSWAKVICITAEFHDLGERWTDFCRIIENLSDRFIVVHAHANNFAGVVPETNVPEVVEITFLSRSLLCENEHLEPTCVRYPIATLDVTNNKDRPDLALRFDLLD; translated from the coding sequence ATGAACGACCTGCCAACTGGCGTTACCCGCCCCTCGATCGCGCTGTTTCGACCAACACCCACCTCTGATCTCACGCGAATCGGTCGGGCTGGTGACGGTGGCTACGTTATTCCAAGTCGAGTACTAGCGCAAACAGATGTACTCATCGGTCTTGGAATTGAGAACGACTGGTCATTTGAAGACACTGTTCGCAGGACTGCTCGCCCTCGCCTGACCCTGGGAGTAGACGGCACTACAGGGAGCCGGGTATACCTCTATCGAGCTTTTCGGTCCCTCATCGGAGCAGTGAAGGCCCTTATAAGACTCAAGCGGAGCGAGGTAATCTCGTCGATTCGGTCAACCGCGCTTAACATTCGCCGGCTCAAGTCTTTCTCGTTGTTTTGGTATGCGAGTGATGCGCGCTTTATCGAAAAGATGATTCGGGGCAAATCAGTTGTGCGCTCGCCACTCGCCGATGAGGTTACGTGGGCGGAGATCGAAGCCCATTGCAGGCCATCTGACCGAATCGTACTCAAGATCGACATTGAAGGCAGCGAGTATGAAGTCTTGCCCGATGTCCTCTCAAGTTGGGCTAAAGTCATTTGCATCACAGCGGAGTTCCACGACCTCGGAGAGCGCTGGACAGACTTTTGCCGCATCATCGAAAACCTTTCGGACAGGTTTATTGTCGTACACGCTCACGCGAATAACTTTGCAGGAGTCGTTCCCGAGACAAACGTGCCTGAAGTAGTGGAGATCACGTTCCTTTCGCGTTCCCTTCTTTGCGAGAATGAACATCTCGAACCTACTTGCGTTCGATACCCGATTGCCACTCTCGACGTAACTAACAACAAAGATCGTCCTGACCTCGCCCTCAGATTCGATCTACTCGACTGA
- a CDS encoding glycosyltransferase, translated as MSGIEHSQTLLQPSTKVDGRANANDPAHLNAVRKELEQRVKPGDVVILNHPDHYSHLHSGIQWRWRAHVLEIAHWTFVSLPDHIVYPSHALQAEISKPGWVIPHGIDLQFKSADVERDSFLFFAGRLTRDKGLDIASEAAQLAGVELVLAGPRPDQSFAAELLSRSHVKYVGELSYAELLEYYERAAAVVYMTQYTEPFGLTAIEAMAMGCPVIATGLGGTGETIVDGLTGYYCQTADEIAAIIPRLSSLAEEAIVAHARRYTRERMASDYLALFAGL; from the coding sequence GTGTCGGGCATTGAACACTCACAAACTCTTCTCCAACCTTCGACCAAAGTTGACGGCAGAGCCAACGCGAATGACCCAGCTCACTTGAATGCGGTTAGGAAGGAGCTGGAGCAGCGTGTCAAGCCTGGAGATGTCGTGATCTTGAACCATCCGGACCACTACTCGCACTTGCACAGTGGTATCCAGTGGAGATGGCGTGCTCACGTACTTGAGATCGCGCATTGGACGTTTGTCTCACTTCCTGACCACATAGTCTATCCGTCGCACGCACTACAGGCTGAAATTTCCAAGCCTGGCTGGGTTATTCCGCATGGCATCGACCTTCAATTCAAGTCTGCTGATGTTGAGCGCGACAGCTTTCTGTTCTTCGCGGGAAGACTAACGCGTGACAAAGGCCTGGACATTGCCTCAGAGGCTGCACAGTTAGCTGGAGTTGAACTGGTGCTTGCGGGTCCGAGACCAGACCAATCGTTCGCAGCAGAGCTTCTATCGCGCTCTCACGTTAAGTATGTTGGCGAACTCAGTTACGCCGAACTCCTTGAGTACTACGAGCGGGCGGCTGCCGTAGTTTATATGACGCAATACACCGAACCGTTCGGCCTGACAGCGATTGAAGCCATGGCGATGGGCTGCCCAGTCATTGCAACTGGATTGGGTGGAACAGGGGAAACAATTGTTGACGGTCTGACGGGCTACTACTGTCAAACTGCGGATGAGATCGCTGCGATTATTCCTCGTTTAAGCTCACTAGCTGAAGAAGCCATCGTGGCACACGCACGAAGGTACACGCGTGAACGCATGGCCTCTGACTATCTCGCGCTATTTGCAGGTTTGTAG
- the metH gene encoding methionine synthase — MHETLVAERAVNIEARSRRLAALPHALTSRILVIDGAMGTMLQRHRLTEADYRGTGRFADWPTDLKGNNDLLVLTQPALVADVHRQYLAAGADILETNTFNANAVSMADYGMEALAYELNVAGAALARQVADEFDTPERPRFVAGVLGPTNRTASISPEVENPGARNVTWAALVEAYSEAIRGLVDGGADLLMVETIFDTLNAKAALFAIAQYAERTGLSLPVMISGTITDASGRTLSGQTAEAFWYSVSHVKPLSIGLNCALGADQLRQYAQELARIADCHVSAHPNAGLPNALGGYDESPERMAEQIGEWARSGLVNMVGGCCGTTPEHIAAIAAAVQGVAPRAVVTPEPRLRLSGLEPFVVGPTTNFVNVGERTNVTGSARFAKLILEGNYSEALAVARQQVDSGAQVIDVNMDEGLLDAQHAMVTFLNLVASEPDIARVPIMVDSSKWSVIESGLQCLQGKGIVNSISLKEGEAEFLRQARLVRQYGAAVIVMAFDEEGQADTVERKVAICTRAYRLLTEQAGVPAQDIIFDPNIFAIGTGIEEHADYAVAYFEATRRIKASLPGARVSGGVSNVSFAFRGNNPLREAIHAVFLYHAIAAGMDMGIVNAGQLVPYEDIPADLRERVEDLVLNRRPDATERLMEVAEQVKGRTAKVVEDAAWRALPVNERLAHALVHGIDAWVVEDTEEARQQVDHPIEVIEGPLMQGMNVVGDLFGAGKLFLPQVVKSARVMKKAVAHLIPFIEARKTATSKPAGRVLMATVKGDVHDIGKNIVGVVLQCNGYEVIDLGVMQSCANILDKAREHNVDAIGLSGLITPSLEEMTFVASEMQRQGFALPLLIGGATTSKVHTALKIEPVYSGPVVHVLDASRAVGVTSQLLSDERRDGFVADLRREYAGIREAREARGSNERLISIEAARANPVRIDLSVPVPVPTFTGARTLAPYPLEDLVPYIDWTPFFQTWELAGHYPAILQDPVVGESARTLYADAQAMLHKLVSEGRIEARAAFGFWPANATGDDIVLWADESATERVATLHMLRQQLDKKGDGRPNSCLADYVAPMGSGVTDYVGAFAVTTGHGVEALAAEYRAAHDDYSAILVQALADRLAEAFAERLHQRVRTEFWGYASGEALDNEGLIKERYQGIRPAPGYPACPDHSEKGTLFRLLDVPERAGIRLTESFAMTPAAAVSGWYFWRPESRYFGVGTVGEDQRTDYAKRRAESLSAV; from the coding sequence ATGCACGAAACCCTTGTTGCCGAGCGGGCCGTGAACATCGAGGCCCGATCCCGCCGTCTGGCGGCCCTGCCCCACGCCCTGACCTCACGCATTCTCGTGATTGACGGCGCCATGGGCACCATGCTCCAGCGTCATCGCCTCACCGAGGCCGACTACCGGGGCACGGGCCGCTTTGCCGACTGGCCGACGGACCTCAAGGGCAACAACGATCTGCTCGTACTCACGCAACCGGCGCTGGTGGCCGATGTGCACCGGCAGTATCTGGCCGCCGGCGCCGACATCCTCGAAACCAACACCTTCAATGCCAATGCGGTGTCCATGGCCGACTATGGCATGGAGGCCCTGGCCTACGAGCTGAACGTGGCCGGCGCCGCCCTCGCCAGGCAGGTGGCCGACGAATTCGACACCCCCGAGCGCCCGCGCTTCGTGGCCGGTGTGCTGGGCCCCACCAACCGCACAGCGTCCATTTCCCCCGAGGTGGAGAACCCGGGCGCCCGCAACGTGACCTGGGCGGCCCTGGTGGAGGCCTACAGCGAGGCCATTCGCGGCCTGGTGGACGGCGGCGCCGACCTGCTGATGGTGGAGACCATCTTCGACACGCTGAACGCCAAGGCCGCGCTGTTTGCCATTGCGCAGTATGCCGAACGCACGGGCTTGTCGCTGCCGGTCATGATCTCCGGCACCATTACCGATGCCTCGGGGCGCACGCTGTCGGGGCAAACCGCCGAGGCCTTCTGGTATTCGGTGTCGCATGTCAAACCCCTGAGCATTGGCCTCAACTGCGCGCTCGGCGCTGATCAGCTGCGCCAGTATGCGCAGGAGCTCGCGCGCATTGCCGACTGCCACGTGAGCGCGCACCCCAACGCGGGACTGCCCAACGCCCTGGGTGGCTACGACGAGTCGCCCGAGCGCATGGCCGAGCAGATCGGCGAGTGGGCACGGAGCGGCCTTGTGAACATGGTGGGCGGCTGCTGCGGCACCACGCCCGAGCACATTGCCGCCATTGCCGCGGCCGTGCAGGGTGTCGCACCACGCGCCGTTGTCACGCCGGAGCCGCGACTCAGGCTGAGCGGTCTCGAGCCCTTTGTGGTGGGCCCCACCACGAACTTCGTGAATGTGGGTGAGCGCACCAACGTCACCGGGTCGGCGCGCTTCGCCAAGCTCATTCTCGAGGGCAACTACAGCGAAGCCCTGGCCGTGGCACGGCAGCAGGTGGACAGCGGCGCGCAGGTCATTGACGTGAACATGGACGAGGGTCTGCTGGATGCCCAACACGCCATGGTCACCTTCTTGAACCTGGTGGCCAGTGAGCCCGACATTGCGCGTGTACCCATCATGGTGGACTCGAGCAAGTGGAGTGTGATCGAGTCGGGCCTGCAGTGCCTGCAGGGCAAGGGCATTGTGAACTCCATCTCGCTGAAAGAAGGCGAAGCGGAGTTTCTGCGGCAGGCACGTCTGGTGCGGCAGTACGGGGCCGCCGTCATTGTCATGGCCTTTGACGAGGAAGGCCAGGCCGACACGGTGGAGCGCAAGGTGGCCATCTGCACGCGCGCCTACCGCCTACTCACCGAGCAGGCGGGGGTGCCGGCGCAGGACATCATCTTCGACCCCAACATCTTTGCCATTGGCACAGGCATCGAGGAGCACGCCGACTATGCGGTGGCCTACTTCGAGGCCACCCGGCGCATCAAGGCCTCACTGCCCGGTGCGCGGGTCAGTGGTGGGGTGAGCAACGTGAGCTTTGCCTTCCGCGGCAACAATCCGCTGCGCGAGGCCATTCACGCTGTGTTCCTCTACCATGCCATTGCCGCCGGCATGGATATGGGCATCGTGAATGCCGGGCAGCTCGTGCCCTACGAGGACATTCCGGCCGACCTGCGCGAGCGGGTGGAAGACCTCGTGCTCAACCGCCGGCCCGATGCCACCGAGCGGCTCATGGAAGTGGCCGAGCAGGTGAAGGGACGCACGGCCAAGGTGGTGGAGGATGCGGCATGGCGTGCACTGCCGGTGAACGAACGCCTGGCCCACGCGCTCGTGCATGGCATCGATGCCTGGGTGGTGGAAGACACCGAAGAGGCTCGGCAGCAGGTGGACCACCCCATTGAGGTCATTGAAGGCCCACTCATGCAGGGCATGAACGTGGTGGGTGACCTGTTTGGTGCGGGCAAGCTGTTCCTGCCGCAGGTGGTGAAGAGCGCGCGTGTCATGAAGAAGGCCGTGGCGCATCTCATTCCGTTCATTGAGGCGCGCAAGACCGCCACCAGCAAGCCTGCCGGGCGTGTGCTCATGGCCACGGTCAAGGGCGATGTGCACGACATCGGCAAGAACATCGTGGGCGTGGTGCTGCAGTGCAACGGCTACGAGGTGATCGACCTGGGCGTCATGCAAAGCTGCGCCAACATTCTCGACAAGGCGCGCGAGCACAACGTGGACGCCATTGGTCTCTCGGGACTCATCACGCCCAGCCTCGAGGAGATGACCTTCGTGGCCAGTGAGATGCAGCGTCAGGGTTTTGCGTTGCCGCTGCTCATTGGTGGGGCCACCACCAGCAAGGTGCATACGGCGCTCAAGATCGAGCCCGTGTATAGCGGCCCGGTGGTGCACGTGCTCGATGCCTCGCGCGCGGTGGGCGTGACCAGTCAGCTGCTCAGTGACGAGCGACGCGATGGTTTTGTGGCCGACCTGCGGCGGGAGTATGCCGGCATTCGTGAAGCACGTGAAGCGCGAGGGAGCAACGAGCGTCTCATCTCCATTGAGGCGGCGCGGGCCAACCCGGTACGCATTGACCTGAGCGTGCCGGTGCCGGTGCCCACTTTCACGGGTGCACGCACGCTGGCGCCTTATCCGCTGGAAGACCTGGTGCCGTACATCGACTGGACGCCGTTCTTCCAGACCTGGGAGCTGGCGGGCCATTACCCGGCCATTCTGCAGGATCCGGTGGTGGGGGAGTCGGCGCGTACACTCTATGCCGATGCCCAGGCCATGCTGCACAAGCTGGTGAGCGAGGGCCGCATTGAAGCACGAGCGGCCTTTGGCTTCTGGCCGGCCAACGCCACTGGCGATGACATCGTGCTCTGGGCCGACGAGTCGGCAACGGAGCGCGTGGCCACGCTGCATATGCTGCGTCAGCAGCTCGACAAGAAGGGCGATGGCCGCCCCAACTCCTGTCTGGCCGACTACGTGGCGCCCATGGGCAGCGGGGTGACGGACTATGTGGGCGCGTTTGCCGTAACCACGGGTCATGGTGTGGAGGCGCTGGCGGCCGAGTACCGTGCGGCGCATGACGACTACAGCGCCATTCTCGTGCAGGCCCTGGCCGACCGACTGGCCGAGGCCTTTGCCGAGCGGCTGCACCAGCGCGTGCGTACGGAATTCTGGGGCTATGCGTCGGGTGAGGCGCTGGACAACGAGGGGCTCATCAAGGAGCGCTATCAGGGTATACGGCCGGCGCCAGGGTATCCGGCCTGCCCGGATCATAGCGAAAAGGGCACGTTGTTCCGCCTGCTGGATGTGCCGGAACGCGCCGGCATTCGTCTAACGGAGAGCTTTGCGATGACCCCGGCAGCCGCGGTGAGCGGCTGGTACTTCTGGCGTCCGGAGAGTCGGTACTTCGGCGTGGGGACGGTGGGGGAGGATCAGCGCACAGACTACGCGAAGCGTCGAGCAGAGTCGCTCAGCGCGGTGTAG
- a CDS encoding glycosyltransferase: MNVLMPHPEWFMPHNLVHLNAVNLLWGKARDTLDQLGHLGKPIRLVGFTSLDRGAEFSHELPSNNLCLHIAGHSHVKGTFALAAVWKRHPEWPTLTIVGDLANGGEECSRIDFSSNNIRHIRNRIQENELTQLRRVHAFHLQPSESEGFGHVVNEASSCGRVLITTDAPPMNELIPPGCGLLVQPLDSSPLNFGRRYQLAPDHLEQTIAKAFALSLEERRALGCRLRAEYLARHKLFMQNLDLALRELFTVASTDGGLRV; the protein is encoded by the coding sequence ATGAATGTACTCATGCCGCATCCCGAGTGGTTCATGCCTCACAATTTGGTTCACCTTAACGCTGTCAATCTTCTCTGGGGAAAGGCGCGCGACACCTTAGACCAGCTGGGGCACCTCGGGAAGCCGATACGGCTGGTAGGATTCACCAGCCTAGATCGAGGAGCAGAGTTCTCCCACGAGCTTCCATCAAACAACCTTTGTCTGCATATCGCGGGACACAGTCACGTCAAAGGTACATTTGCCCTCGCAGCGGTATGGAAGCGACACCCGGAGTGGCCTACCCTTACCATTGTCGGAGACCTTGCAAACGGGGGGGAAGAGTGTTCTCGAATCGACTTCTCCTCAAACAATATCAGACACATTAGGAACAGGATTCAGGAAAATGAGCTGACTCAACTAAGGCGTGTACATGCCTTTCACCTACAACCGTCCGAGTCCGAAGGTTTTGGGCACGTAGTTAATGAAGCATCCAGTTGCGGTCGCGTATTAATAACAACAGACGCACCTCCTATGAACGAGCTCATCCCACCAGGATGCGGACTACTTGTTCAGCCGCTCGATTCATCGCCTTTGAACTTTGGACGCAGATATCAACTGGCACCCGATCATCTTGAGCAGACCATAGCCAAAGCCTTCGCTCTCTCGCTTGAGGAACGTCGAGCACTTGGTTGCCGTCTCCGCGCTGAGTACCTGGCTCGCCACAAGCTATTTATGCAGAATTTGGACCTCGCACTCCGAGAGCTTTTCACTGTGGCATCAACAGACGGAGGTTTGCGTGTTTAG
- a CDS encoding bifunctional homocysteine S-methyltransferase/methylenetetrahydrofolate reductase yields MTTAAEQHPASPSVPAATPRAEQLARLLDPEQVVVFDGAMGTMLYNRGVFINQCYDELVLRSPDLVRAVHAEYVKAGAEVVETNTFGANRLKLAQYGLDTQVTQINRKAAELAREAAGEHRLVAGAVGPLGVRLEPYGPTSREEARGIFAEQMRALLEGGADCFVLETFGDLEELQQAIMAAREVQASVPIIAQATIGPDLRTAYGATPEDVARVLERWGVDIIGLNCSVGPQTILEAIERMAVVTDCKLSAQPNAGMPRDVGGRSMYMASPEYMATYARHLVQAGAKVVGGCCGTTPEHIKAMVEGIRPLAPRTRVSVGTTREMLATGQGAPGREPVPLAERSRLGAKLAAGAFVTSVEIVPPRGIDTAKLEQDAAMLAAAGVDAINVPDGPRAQSRMGAIATSLIIERHGIEAVTHYACRDRNLLGMLSDLLGAGALGLRNMLLITGDPPKMGPYPDATAVFDIDAIGLTNLVAKLNRGLDPGRNPIGEPTRFVIGVGVNPVAIDPDHELRRFHWKVEAGAEYAITQPVFDPAQLEAFVASIDDVRIPIIAGIWPLVSARNAEFLANEVPGVTVPQEVLDRMRRANEKSKEHAVAEGIAIAREALERVRGVVQGVQVSAPFGKAELALQVFG; encoded by the coding sequence ATGACCACAGCCGCCGAGCAGCACCCCGCTTCGCCTTCCGTTCCTGCCGCAACGCCCCGCGCCGAACAGCTGGCGCGCCTTCTCGACCCCGAACAGGTGGTGGTGTTTGACGGGGCCATGGGCACCATGCTCTACAACCGCGGGGTGTTCATCAACCAGTGCTACGATGAACTCGTGCTGCGCAGCCCCGATCTCGTGCGCGCGGTGCACGCGGAGTACGTAAAGGCGGGTGCGGAGGTGGTGGAAACCAACACCTTCGGCGCCAATCGTCTCAAGCTGGCGCAGTATGGTCTGGACACGCAGGTCACGCAAATCAACCGCAAGGCGGCGGAGCTGGCGCGCGAGGCGGCCGGGGAGCATCGCCTCGTGGCCGGGGCGGTGGGGCCGCTGGGTGTGCGTCTCGAGCCCTATGGGCCCACCAGCCGTGAAGAGGCGCGCGGCATTTTTGCCGAGCAGATGCGGGCCCTGCTGGAGGGCGGCGCCGACTGTTTTGTGCTGGAGACCTTTGGCGACCTGGAGGAGCTGCAGCAGGCCATCATGGCGGCGCGTGAGGTGCAGGCCAGTGTGCCCATCATCGCCCAGGCCACCATTGGTCCGGACCTGCGCACGGCCTATGGCGCCACCCCCGAGGATGTAGCGCGGGTGCTGGAGCGCTGGGGCGTGGATATCATCGGGCTCAATTGCTCGGTGGGGCCGCAGACCATTCTCGAGGCCATCGAACGCATGGCGGTGGTGACCGATTGCAAGCTGTCGGCCCAGCCGAACGCCGGCATGCCGCGTGACGTGGGCGGACGCAGCATGTACATGGCCAGCCCCGAGTACATGGCCACGTATGCGCGGCACCTGGTGCAGGCCGGCGCCAAGGTGGTGGGTGGCTGCTGCGGCACCACGCCCGAGCACATCAAGGCCATGGTGGAGGGCATTCGTCCTCTGGCGCCACGTACGCGCGTGAGCGTGGGCACCACGCGAGAAATGTTGGCCACAGGTCAGGGGGCGCCGGGGCGTGAGCCCGTGCCACTGGCCGAGCGCTCGCGATTGGGGGCCAAGCTGGCGGCGGGGGCGTTTGTGACCAGCGTGGAGATCGTGCCACCGCGTGGTATTGACACAGCCAAGCTGGAACAGGACGCTGCCATGCTGGCCGCGGCGGGCGTGGATGCCATCAACGTGCCCGATGGCCCACGCGCGCAGAGCCGCATGGGGGCCATTGCCACCAGTCTCATCATCGAGCGACACGGCATTGAAGCCGTGACGCACTATGCCTGTCGCGATCGTAACCTGCTGGGCATGCTGAGTGACCTGCTGGGTGCGGGGGCGCTGGGACTGCGCAACATGCTGCTCATTACCGGCGATCCACCCAAGATGGGGCCCTATCCCGATGCGACGGCGGTGTTTGACATCGATGCCATTGGCCTCACCAACCTGGTGGCCAAGCTCAATCGTGGCCTCGACCCCGGTCGCAACCCCATTGGGGAGCCGACGCGCTTTGTCATTGGCGTGGGCGTGAATCCGGTGGCCATCGACCCGGACCATGAGCTGCGACGTTTTCACTGGAAGGTGGAGGCGGGGGCCGAATATGCCATTACGCAACCCGTGTTCGACCCGGCGCAGCTTGAGGCCTTTGTTGCGAGCATTGACGATGTGCGCATTCCCATCATTGCCGGCATCTGGCCGCTGGTGAGTGCGCGCAACGCGGAGTTTCTGGCCAACGAGGTGCCGGGAGTCACGGTGCCGCAGGAGGTCCTGGACCGTATGCGCAGGGCGAACGAAAAGAGCAAGGAACATGCTGTGGCCGAAGGCATTGCCATTGCACGCGAAGCCCTGGAGCGGGTGCGCGGGGTGGTGCAGGGTGTGCAGGTGAGCGCGCCGTTTGGGAAGGCGGAGTTGGCGTTGCAGGTGTTTGGGTGA